Within Diospyros lotus cultivar Yz01 chromosome 15, ASM1463336v1, whole genome shotgun sequence, the genomic segment CGCCAAGTTCGGCTGTTGAATTGCAGCGTGTGGTTGATCAGAGCCGAGCCAATGGGTCTGGGAGGTTGGTGAAGGAATCAAGCTCTCTTCCAAGTGGGTTCTCTCCTTACAATTTCTTTGTTACATGTTTTCTCGTTCCTGATTGAATATGACCACTTTATTATTGATTGAGGATGTAAACTgctatttcatacaagaaatATGTTATGTTGATTCACAATTGTTATGGATGAATTACAACATCATTCCTTTGGACAAGACAAAactaggaagaaagaaaagggcgGTGAAAGAATAGTAAAATAATGTAAACTTGGATGCATGCAATATCGAAAATGTCATTTCTCAATCtatatcttttattttggtTAGTGGAGAACTGGAAATTAGccattttttttatccatttttgTCCTCATTGAAATAGGCTGCTTTTGCATTTAAAGATATGCTGGTAGTTCACTGTTATTGGGCTGAGATTTGGTGCTAGTGCTATGAGCCGTTATTTTGCTGAGTTATACCTGGAAGTAGTGTTTTGTGAGTGATTTACTCCAGAAAAAACTTCCGATGCTTTTGTGAAGTTGTGAAACTTTGAGCTGCCATGGGTAAAAAAATAGGTTTAAGTTGCAAAACAACCATTTTGAGTGAACATTGCCGAAAGTAAGGTGACCCAGTTCAATCCTCCCTCATGGTCACACCATTGTTTTAAGTGGTCCAACAGAATGTGTTAGTGTACTAAATAGTAAACTTGCTAGATATGGATGTTCCTTCCACTCATTcagaaattatttgatttacAAGAACTGATGAAAGATTAAGCGAATTTTACTAGTACTACTTGTTATGCTATAAAGAAATCTGGCTTGGGTCTAAGTTGTTTTCCAAGAAGGATGTCTTTCAATTTGGATGTGTCAGTTAATTAGATTAACTTGCATCTTCTTGACTCTGATCTGACATAATATAGAGTATCAAATAGTCATTTCTATAGTTCCACCGTGTTCAGTCACATGTTGCAGGTGAAACTTAATATTACAGAATTGTGATGGCAATTGTAGCTATATACATAGACTTACTTGAACAGAGCAAGAACAAGCATGCAACTGCAAGTTCAACAGGGATttcgtgtttttctttctctattgCATGTGCTCATGTATACTCATATCTGCTGCTGGATATGGATCGATGAGGGGCAGATTCCTCCTGCTTTGTACTTCATATAAAAAAGGAGATTCAGTTGTATACATATGGGCCTCACACTGAATATGTCTTCATCTACGTCTACTGAATTGAGTTGCTTGCTAATCACTTtcatttacaaataatatatatcctgCCCATGTGTGATACTTGTTTTATTTTGCACATTCTTGCAGGACTGgaatttttttatgctttttagTCCTTTGTGAAGGAGCTTCTTTTTGGGATGGGAGTAGTTTGGGTTTGACACAATAGGATGCTGATGTTAATTCCTGACTCTTAACATTTGCTGGGCTGTAATTATCCTTGATAACAACCATGTGGAGCTGCTTTCCTGACGTTCCTGTGGCTCTATCCAGGCCACAGTGTCATCAGGATGGAAACTAGATTACAATAGTACAAAAGTAGGCTGGGgatattatccactgccggtcccaagcccggataaaggaggagggttgcgttagaTAGTCGACAACCAGCGTAAAATCTAGTCgaatccaaatatgaattttagacaaactatctgttgggatgtaacccacatagaagtctGGAATTAATGTAGCCAactccacatagtgggataacgactagatatgttgttgttgttcaacTTTCTATATTGACAAGGTGGATCAGAAGTATTTTATATTACCATTTAATTGCAATTTGTAACTGAGTCTATGACTTTTAGTTGAAGCATATCAGTCTTGCAGCTTGTCAGTTCATGTCAGAGTATTGCTTGTCATTTTCGCTGGAAGAAGTATTGGAGGTAACAATCATCAGGCACTTACCCATTATTAAGCCACAGTAGTCAGGGCCTTCTTGCATATGTCTTGGCAGTTTACAGGAAGTATGGACTTTCCAGTGATTGATCGAAAGTGTTGTTTTggggttttattttttagtattatttCACTTCAAGTTAGAATAACAATTTATGTAGAAACTATAGCTTTATGGCCATAAAGTACATGTTTATATTTACATCCTTCTTCAGTCTTAAAGTTAACTACCTTCTATTCCAGTTCCATCTCATATCCCACCCTTTAACAATTTACATTCTCTTTGTAATTGTTTGAATCACTTCTATGAAGATTTGCTCCTGATAAGCTGTCTTTTGCATCTTTTGTTGACTCATTTTGTTTAAGAAGACCTatcttttttgaatttcattatttcaatatCTTCAATTGCAGGACCATTATCGATAACTGATGTTACTTATTCTCCAAATGATGGCAAAAAGGTGCGGATATCATATAAGGTACTATGCTTGAATTGGGATTGCTCATGGCTATGCATATCAAAATCTGTGAAGGTCATAAAGGAAATAGTCTTCTTGTGATTAATGATTATGTTTTCTTCATACTGTTACAATTAATGATGCAGGGGGTACCAGGTGCCTACAGCGAGGATGCTGCACTCAAAGCCTACCCTCAATGTGAAACTGTTCCTTGTGATGAGTTTGAAGATGCATTCAAGGTTGGTTATGGTGTTTGTACATCCTGTTGGTAAACATAGGACGTTCTATGTATTAgtatcaacttttttttttcctcaaattgTATTAGGCTAgaatctattttctttttgttgatgGACCTGCTATTCGGTCTGAGAAATGACTCCATACAATGTAATAAACTCCCTTTTTGGTACTCTATTACTTTTGAAATATGGATTCTCCAGTTCATGTTCTTGGCAAAAAAATGGAACTGGTTGGTTCTAATTGTGTCCAAAGACTCCTACTcctaatttttactaatatagTGATCTTTACTTTTGGATGTATTTTGCAGGCTGTTGAACTTTGGTTGACTGAAAAAGCTGTTCTTCCAATTGAGAATTCTTTAGGTGGAAGCATCCATCGGAACTATGATCTGCTTCTCCGTCACAGGCTGCACATAGTGGGTGAGGTTCAGTTGGCAGTTAACCTGTGTCTTCTAGCACTGCCAGGTGTTGGAACAGAACAATTAAAACGTGTTCTTAGCCATCCACAGGTTAGGATTTATTGCTTTTGCCTTTTGATGCTAAGCTTGAGAGGACTGCTTATCTGAATTAATTAATCATGTAATTATTACAATAAGATAGACTTGGCGTATGCCAGACTCATTATTGATGTTCAACTGTTCATCAATCTGGGGCATCATAATCACTGTCCTTCCCTTGAGGAGCCTTATTGATCATCTTTATCATATCAAATTGACTATGATTAAGAAGCTGCTGGTATTCTTAATTTTGACATTGGATTAAAGTATAATTGAGGTAGGATTAGTCTCTTGGGTGGTGGAACTAAGTAGCAGGAATCATGAAGTCAAAATAACTAAGAGGATTCAAAACTTCTGTCCTGTTGTacatttaaacaattaaaccaTGAATTTGTGGAAAACATTTTGTCTAAAAGTTTTTTATtacacaacaacaacatatccagcctttatcccattatgtggggtcggctacatgaattctagacttccatatatttctgtcttttgtcatatcttcatttagatccatacacttcatatcaaactttaatgtctctcctaaagtcttcttgggtctgcctctacctctttttttgactaattgttccatttcatcaactctcctcacaggagcgtctcttagtctccttctcacatgaccaaaccatcttagtctagtctctctcatcttttcctcaATTGACattactcctaccttattacgaataacttcatttctaattttatcctttcttgtatggctgcatATCCattttaacatcctcatctccgctacactcgtcttttgcttatgctggtatttgactgcccaacattctgagccatatagcaagactggtcttatagttgtcctatagaattttcctttcagttttaatgggattttaccatcacataacacccccgatgcatttctccattttagccaacctgccttaattctatgtgcgagatcctcgtgaatttctccatctttttgaatcactaatcccaaatatcgaaaatggtcttttctttgtaagatttggtcttctaattttattataacatcatccactcttgcattcttactaaatttacattccatatattctgttttctttctatttaatttaaatcccttagattctaaattgtttctccacaactcaagcttagtgttcactcctttttttgtttcatccaccaacactatgtcgtctgcaaatagcatacaccatgacacctctgtctgaatatctttagtgagttcatccattactagagcaaataagtatggacttagtgcagaaccttgatgcagtcctattgtagttgtaaacggttcagtatcccctccacATATTCTGACCCTTATTTCTACActatgatacatgtccttaagggcttgtatataggctattctaactcctttcttctctaaaaccctccataatacttctctaaggaccctatcataggccttttctagatttataaacaccatatatagatccttctgatgatcccgatacctttccattaggcgcctcagtaggtatatagcttccattgttgacctaccaggcatgaaaccaaactaattttccgagacatttgtttcttttctgagcctctgctctattactctctctcagagtttcatggtatggctcattaacttaattcgtctgtaattttcacagttttgaacatctccttttttcttgtatataggaaccaaagtactcttcctccactcatctggcatattttttgatttaaaatcgcgttaaataattgcgttagccaggagatgccctcttctcccatgcatttccatgcttctattggtatattatctggttcCACtgtcttatgatttttcatcttttttaatgcttgccttatttcatttgaatttatgcgtcaataaaatgtatagctcacgttcccttcggagttactaagatgtcccaacctgaCTCTTGTGTtgccaccatcattgaataattttgtgaaatactccttccatctctccttaatcgctccctcattcactaatacaatttgattttcatcttttatgcatttcacttgatttaaatcccgtgtttttctttctcttgctttagctaatttatatatatccatttctccatcttttgtatcaagtcgtttatatagattctcataagCTTTTGACCTTggttcactaacagctctttttgctgccttttttgcttctttataatttttttgattttgttcatTGTTACATTGATATACAatcttatagcaagttttcttatttttaattttcaattgtatctcttcattccaccatcaagactccttaaggttaggggctctaccattggtctctccaaggactacctttgccgtgcttctcaagGCGTTAGCCATTTCTTTTCACATTTGATTTGTCTGTCCTTTTCTATTTCATTCCCTTctacctcttaatttttctttgaagattagttgtttctccccttttaaatcccaccacctgattcttggattttgttttatgtgattttttctcttacaatttcttacttggacgtcaagtactagaagtctatgttgagtagtcaaacactctcccagtatcaccttacaatccctacaacataatcGATCATCTTGTAGTACTACAAAAAACTTTTAgagtttttttaatataataataaaaacttttaaaaaaatgctaaaagttttttattattatattaaaaatataaaacatagaGGAGAAGTCCTGGTATGTATATTGCTTATGAACCACTCACCTGCTACCCTACTTTATGTTTGCCATAGACTCATAGTGAAGGAATGGATTCTGTTATATTTgaacatttatttttcaaaaaaaaagatatgtcGCTTAATTATTACCTTTTTATTAGAATGAGAATTTTCTAGATCCTCTAGATTTTTGTCTAATTTCTATAAGTTGAGGAGTTCATTTTTGTAGGCACTTGCTCAAAGTGATATTATCCTGAGTAAATTAGGTGTTGCTAGAGAAAGTGTTGATGATGCAGCTGGTGCTGCTCAGGTGTGTGGTTGACCTTGTTGCATCTTTTTAAACATTCTGATACTATTCAAGGCAAGATTGTCTACTAAcagtatatttttatttcaagtcAGTTTGTAGCTTCAAACAGACTGAGGGATGCAGGTGTTATTGCAAGTGCTCGAGCTGCACAGATTTATGGGCTTAATTTACTTGCTGAGAGAATACAGGTTTTTCCTCGACCTGTTTCTTGTTTATTTGTCTTCCAACGGGCCTAATATTTTCCCCTCATCAGATTCCAAGAAATGGGATAGAAAATACCCTTTGAAGCATATCTCAGTATCAGCAAACTCCGAATGACAAAAAAGCATACAAAATGATCCCCTAGACTATGACCATTTAAGTATCTCTGTTAGCTGACGATGAGAAACTTGAATATAATCAGATGGATTTATAACTTTTCAACTTAAATGACCTTATAGTTGAtcttaataattgattaattacaCTGGTACCCAGACCTATGATTCAATATCCCCTATTAACAATCAGCACATCTACAATTATCCATTTCAGGCACGTAacccattttcttattacaattaTGAAGTGTATGACACGAGggcaagccttggtagcaaATAGTAAGGTTGCTTCATTGTGATTGGAAGGTCACGCGTTCAAGTTGTCGAAACATCGTCCTTGCAAGGCAAGGGTAAGACTGCTTACAAAAATGGCCCTCCCCCAACCCTAGCAAAGCAGGAAGACTCATGCATTGCAGACTCCCTTCTAAAGTCTATGACATGGTTAATTCACAAATCCAGAAGAGCGTGGCATGCTAGCTGGTTGACACTTTTGTGTCTTTCGCTGGCCACTGGCATCATAGTTGGTGAAATGGGTCAGAATTATTTGAGGTCAACAAATTGCTAAACATGCTATGGTCATTATATTGGGTGGGGAGAATAAGGATGCTAGAAAAggtcaagttttgaaaaattgtttgacCATCACTGATCTTTTAAATTCTTCACTTTACTTTTATTGTTAAGTTTGGGTTTCATGCAAAATTACAACTTCCTTCTGAACGTGGTGCAATTGCAGAACTATTCATCTCATTTTCGCACCAGTGGATGTACTGCATGAACATTGCAATGGATTTTTCTTGAGCTATgacctcaaataaaataatcaaacatcgAAGTTgcttattacttttatttttttattttgcagtggatatttatttgattttactCTTGTTGATCCTACATAATACTTATTTACAGAATTATTATTGGGTAGAAGAAATAGTACTCAGTTTGCTTTTGTCTCATGATTTATTCAGGATGACTCTGATAATATTACTCGTTATTTGGTACTTGCAAGAGATCCTATAATGCCAAGAGCTGATAAGCCCTTTAAGGTAAGCTTCATTTTGCCTATTCTACTTTCTCTAGTGTTTCTTAAGGCTCTGAGATATTCAAAATTTGATGTTCTTTGTTTCAGACAAGCATTGTGTTTACTTTGGAAGAAGGCCCTGGAGTGTTGTTTAAAGCTTTAGCAGTTTTTGCACTAAGGGATATTAGTTTGACAAAGGTATGTTCTCTAATATGTGATATTAGGTCATCTTTCTGTAGGAAAGCCCTGCCTTAACTCTTTCCCTCCCTATGCAATTTTAGATCGAAAGTCGGCCACAGAGAAAGCGCCCATTAAGGGTTGTTGATGACTCAAACACTGGAAGTGCCAAGTGAGTAGTTATTTCACATTTGATATGAAAGATGTCTAAGATCATGTCAAATGGGAACGGTTGCATAATGTACATAATATCTGTTTCGTACAAGTGATGCATTTCAAAGTTCTATAAGTTGGtgcattttttcctttttcatttttggttGAATTCTACATTTGATGGATATTGACATGGTATTAAGTGTTCACGTTCTGAATTTCTAGCACATTGGATCCTCAAGAGGTGAACCTATGCATGGCAAAAGCGCTGTATCATATAGCCTGTCATAAACTGGTGTTTCAAAACAATGACAAAGTGAAATAGTGAACTTTATTCAGATTTTTTAAGCCTCAACCCAGTCTGGCTGAGCTTACCATTCTCTTAGGAATTTTACATGATTATCTACATGAATAAGAAGAGAAGATGTGCTCTTAGGTCTCAAATATCCCTGACTTCCCCTGGGTAATCCTTTTGCTGTTTCCTCTTCCATAAAAGTCTTTCCATTGGGCTATAGGAAACCATTGTTACTTTGATTCAAGTATAGTGAAGGCAAAGTAAAAACTTCCAAAGAATACATAGTTCTGTGTGTGTGGTGAAGCCATGGAATCTTTATATCTCATCGTGCTTGACAAACCTGTTTAAGGGAAATTTGTCATTCTCAATTCCGTGAAGAGCAGTGATTTTTCTCAGTCATTTTAGAGGAAATCAATAAAATTTGGTACATGATTGATGTATGCTAAATAAGCTTGAAATCTTGGAAAATATCACAACTTTTGTGCTGACTTtcttgcattttcaaaaatcaactCTGTGAATGAAACAGGATTATCGTAGTTATGCCCATGTACTTCTATCCCCTTTGAATATGTCATTTGCCTCCTGAAAACATTATCATAACATTgaacattttcttgatttggGAATTGTGGTTGTTGGTGAAATAATGCTTTCTATTTAGTTGACTAATTTATAGTTGCAGGTATTTTGATTACCTTTTCTACATTGATTTTGAGGCATCTATGGCAGAGCCTCGTGCACAAAATGCTCTGGGACATTTGCAGGTTTGTGATCTATAATTTACACCAAGTCTGGCTTTGctatttatttgttcttttggtaaaccctaaaccctcagGTACAtccccaaaattttgaaaatcttctTCTATGCCCCTTGTTCAAAAATTATAGTGGAATAAAATTTCAACAAGCCAAGTACTTTTTGTTACTGTTCGTAACCTCAGGAAGTGAgattcttcattattttctgcTAGCTTCTTGTTAGTTATTATGTTGACAAGCATTGCTTTGTAGATGTATGTAATCATTATAGTAACTTTCTCTTTTGATATCTCGAAGATATACTTCATGTCTGCAATGATAAAGTTCCATTTTTAAGTGTCCTCTTAAGAATTATGTTTCctttcactttttttcttttttctttttgggtgaaAATTTGATTCCagttaatcaaaagaaaatggaacTCTTATGAAGTAATATCTGTAATCAACACTATTACCTGCATTTTGATTTGGAAGCTCCAACAGTAAGATCAGATAGAAGAGAGAATTATAGCAAATAGAGATGCACAAGAGAAGCAGCTCAAGCGATAACCAAACAAAAACTGAGATTAAAATGTAGGTTTGTTTCTCAAGGACACAGCTTCATctcctatttagatttttgaaaaccaaaCTCCCTTGGTTTCTATAATTGCTTAAATGACCCAACCCAAAAACAACTTTATATTCATAAGAAAAACCTTTCACTCATGCCAGGATATGAGACACTGGGCCTGGTCTCCAGCTAAGAACACAAAGTCCTTAAaagtgtgtgtttatatgtGTGCAAGGTTGGTATAAATGCATAAACTATATAATTTGGTATTGAACAATAAACTGAAGAAACTACAAGCCGATATTTCCTAATGAGTAAAAAGCTGACACTGAAGTGCACAAGAGTGCGACCCCATTTTGTGCTTTggttttttcttcttcagtTAGTTGATCTTCCTAGGGTTGAAATTACTAGAAGCGGCAtgctacctcttttttttttcccccattTTGGCTAGGTCACTGAGTGTCTTATCTTTATTACCAATTTTTGGCCCCATCAAGTTAAAAATCCCGGATAGGCTGCCTCAAATCATGTTCTGAATTAATCAGTGGCA encodes:
- the LOC127792094 gene encoding arogenate dehydratase/prephenate dehydratase 1, chloroplastic-like isoform X1, coding for MALKGAVKLGCVPQLGISDLSFRPSGFVCYRVRDKDGVCRWEWTPRAIRSTNDDKTPSSAVELQRVVDQSRANGSGRLVKESSSLPRPLSITDVTYSPNDGKKVRISYKGVPGAYSEDAALKAYPQCETVPCDEFEDAFKAVELWLTEKAVLPIENSLGGSIHRNYDLLLRHRLHIVGEVQLAVNLCLLALPGVGTEQLKRVLSHPQALAQSDIILSKLGVARESVDDAAGAAQFVASNRLRDAGVIASARAAQIYGLNLLAERIQDDSDNITRYLVLARDPIMPRADKPFKTSIVFTLEEGPGVLFKALAVFALRDISLTKIESRPQRKRPLRVVDDSNTGSANCRYFDYLFYIDFEASMAEPRAQNALGHLQEFAPFLRVLGCYPMDTTL
- the LOC127792094 gene encoding arogenate dehydratase/prephenate dehydratase 1, chloroplastic-like isoform X2 — protein: MALKGAVKLGCVPQLGISDLSFRPSGFVCYRVRDKDGVCRWEWTPRAIRSTNDDKTPSSAVELQRVVDQSRANGSGRLVKESSSLPRPLSITDVTYSPNDGKKVRISYKGVPGAYSEDAALKAYPQCETVPCDEFEDAFKAVELWLTEKAVLPIENSLGGSIHRNYDLLLRHRLHIVGEVQLAVNLCLLALPGVGTEQLKRVLSHPQALAQSDIILSKLGVARESVDDAAGAAQFVASNRLRDAGVIASARAAQIYGLNLLAERIQDDSDNITRYLVLARDPIMPRADKPFKTSIVFTLEEGPGVLFKALAVFALRDISLTKIESRPQRKRPLRVVDDSNTGSAKYFDYLFYIDFEASMAEPRAQNALGHLQEFAPFLRVLGCYPMDTTL
- the LOC127792094 gene encoding arogenate dehydratase/prephenate dehydratase 1, chloroplastic-like isoform X3 codes for the protein MGAVKLGCVPQLGISDLSFRPSGFVCYRVRDKDGVCRWEWTPRAIRSTNDDKTPSSAVELQRVVDQSRANGSGRLVKESSSLPRPLSITDVTYSPNDGKKVRISYKGVPGAYSEDAALKAYPQCETVPCDEFEDAFKAVELWLTEKAVLPIENSLGGSIHRNYDLLLRHRLHIVGEVQLAVNLCLLALPGVGTEQLKRVLSHPQALAQSDIILSKLGVARESVDDAAGAAQFVASNRLRDAGVIASARAAQIYGLNLLAERIQDDSDNITRYLVLARDPIMPRADKPFKTSIVFTLEEGPGVLFKALAVFALRDISLTKIESRPQRKRPLRVVDDSNTGSANCRYFDYLFYIDFEASMAEPRAQNALGHLQEFAPFLRVLGCYPMDTTL